A genomic segment from Bacteroidales bacterium encodes:
- the hemW gene encoding radical SAM family heme chaperone HemW produces the protein MVGIYIHIPFCKQKCHYCNFFSVATTRWKVPYIEALLKEIELRKAYFDGETVKTIYLGGGTPSLLQTDELIRIFDQIYRHFPVDPQAEITLEANPDDITEISAREWNNTPVNRLSIGVQSFFDDDLLYLNRVHNSGQAFQAIDDARKNGFDNLTIDLIYGIPTLTDEKWAKNLEYFFSLNIPHLSAYSLTVEQKTPLDLLIRKGKYARVDEKQSIGHYKILLEQVRKNGFIHYEISNFAREGYYSRHNSLYWLGGHYLGLGASAHSYNGNSRQWNVSNITKYIQLDNFHTTIEEKEILTKDQKYNEYVMTSLRTVWGCDTTHILNVFGSDFESCFIRNAKIYLEKHHLYREGTKYFLTDEGKLFADGIASGLFV, from the coding sequence ATGGTCGGAATCTATATACATATCCCTTTTTGCAAGCAGAAATGTCATTACTGCAACTTTTTCTCCGTTGCAACGACCCGGTGGAAAGTGCCATACATAGAGGCTTTGCTGAAGGAAATCGAATTGCGTAAGGCTTATTTCGACGGGGAAACGGTAAAAACCATTTACCTTGGCGGTGGGACTCCATCCCTTTTGCAAACAGATGAGCTTATCCGTATCTTCGACCAGATTTACCGGCATTTTCCCGTTGATCCCCAGGCTGAGATCACCCTGGAGGCCAATCCTGATGACATTACAGAAATCAGTGCCCGGGAATGGAACAACACACCTGTTAACCGGTTAAGTATAGGGGTTCAATCATTTTTTGACGATGATCTTCTTTACCTCAACCGCGTCCATAATTCCGGACAGGCATTTCAGGCCATTGATGACGCACGGAAAAACGGTTTTGATAACCTGACCATCGACCTGATCTATGGAATCCCCACGCTGACTGACGAAAAGTGGGCAAAAAACCTTGAATATTTCTTCTCACTGAATATTCCACATCTTTCTGCATACTCCCTGACCGTTGAGCAGAAAACCCCCCTCGATCTGCTGATCAGGAAGGGAAAATACGCCAGGGTGGATGAGAAGCAATCGATCGGGCACTATAAGATCCTGCTTGAACAGGTCAGGAAAAATGGGTTTATTCATTACGAAATTTCGAATTTCGCCCGGGAAGGTTATTATTCGAGGCATAACAGCCTGTACTGGCTTGGCGGGCATTACCTGGGCCTCGGGGCTTCAGCCCATTCATACAACGGAAATTCCAGGCAATGGAACGTTTCCAACATCACCAAATATATTCAGCTTGATAACTTTCATACAACCATAGAGGAAAAGGAAATTTTAACAAAAGACCAGAAGTATAATGAATATGTGATGACTTCATTGCGAACTGTCTGGGGCTGTGATACTACTCATATCCTGAACGTATTCGGAAGTGATTTTGAATCATGTTTTATCCGGAATGCTAAGATCTACTTAGAAAAACATCATTTATACCGGGAAGGGACAAAGTATTTTCTGACGGATGAAGGAAAGCTTTTTGCTGATGGGATTGCTTCGGGTTTATTTGTCTAA